From Haloplanus sp. XH21:
AATAGAACAGAGAGCCAAAAGGAGAGACATCAATTTCAGCTGTAATAACGTCATTTGATATTTGCCTCCATCAATTCGGGAAGGGTATAAAGTTGAGTCGAGATACTGGCTATAACCGGCATTAACTATTCAAACATTACCTGTATATGTGAGTGTACAAAGATAAATATCTACATGGATGGCTATTTCGATTCCACGTCCATGGGAAAAGGATAATCAGTGCGTGATAGAAGGGTTCCCTAGCAACGCGCACCGTAAGCCTGGCTACACGCCGTCACAACGGCCCGTGTTGCTCGAGTTTTCTTCACAACCAGGGGGCCCGGATTGATACAGCGTGGATCACGACGATGTGGCCATTTAGGGTGTGCAGATACCGACGTATATCCGCGGATCATAATCCGGGCAGCAAGGTATGGTGTGTGATATTATATTAACTTTTCGGGTCAAAAATCGAATTGAGGCTCTTGTCGCAAGATAACCACACTATTTGTTGTGAATTGACTTAGAAGGTGGGTTTCTATAAGGTAATCACGCGGTTAGATGAGTATATGAGCACTTCCAAAGTTCCTCACTGTTCGTAGTATACGAAAATCTAGACCAGAGATTAGAGGTGAAATCAGTATTGAATAACAATCCTATTCTTGTTATATACAGCGGCATTGCATGTTCAATAACCGGTCAGACACCGTAGAATACAGGGATAATCCGGGACAGAGTCAAACCGTGGTGATAGCGAGAACCAACACAGGTGTTCGATAAATACGAACGGATATTTGAGGATGAGTTGGCTGAAACTTCTGCACTGAACCCATACGTACCATCGAATGTCCGGCGTATAGATAGTTCATAGGCAGGGCTGACCACCAAGCGATATTTCATCAAAAAAGTTCCGAGGGACATTTGGCGGTTGCAATCGGAAATCAAAGCTGCATCGGGGCCGGAAACCACCCTCAACACACGGCAAGACTACTACTCATAGACAGAGAATCCCAAGTATGGGATCGCCGCGACCTCGGACATGTTCGCTGATCGTATGAGGGCTGACGCAAGCCGATAGGAATTGAATATCAGGGATGACTGGTAGAGAGCTGCTCATAGACAGCGCATTCCGTTATTAGACTGCTCCGTAAATGAACAGATGTAGCCCTAAATGGATCAGACATCGTTGTCTCAGGCCGGCGATCGCTGTCGGGAGGGTCATCGACTCACTCCGAGCTGATCAGAGCTCCCCGAGATGTAGAAATCAAAGACACAGCCCTCACAATGGATGCAACTACGCATCGCTCTGTGACCGAGAAAGCGAAGAACACGACATTCCCGCGAAGGCAGGGCCGTACAAGCGCAACAAAACTGCATTGCACGTGAATAGCCGAGACTACCAGTAGCGTTGCATCCTCAGTCTGCTGCGGGGGCCTCTGTCTCCGAGAGGTAGTCGGCGGTCTGCTGATCGAGATCTACCTTCCGTAGCACCACGTAGGCGAGGAACCCCACGGGAAGACCGATCATCCACGACAAGTCCATCATCAACAGGCTTGCTCCTGAACCGATGAGCACACTGGCAACCGCCGTGACCGACACCCCGTTGATAAACCAGAATTTCGAATCGCGGCTCTTGTCGTAGAGCGAGTTGATCGATGTGTCGCCCGCCCGGAAGAGCCAGTAGTCGGCCAGCAACACGCCGAGCACCGGACCGAGCGGCACGGAGTAGGCGTTGATGAACAGGAAGTAGATCTCGCCACCGGAGAACAGCACCCACGGGAACGAAGCAATGGACAGAATTCCCGTGATAACAAGCCCTCGTTCCCACGAAACGTCAAGTGCGTCCTGCAGCACGTGAACTGGCGGGACGATGTTGAGCGTGAGGTTCGAGGAAATCTGCGCAGCTAGTACGAACACGAGCATTGCGACGCCGATCATCGGGCTCGGGGCGACCTCCATGATGGCGTACACCGGGTTCGCCGTGTCCGTCGAGATTCCGAAGATGAGTCCGACGAGCGCCATGTACATCATCGCGGGGGCGATCCCGAGCAAGTGACCCCAGATATGGTTGCCCAACCCGCGTCGTTTCTCTAAGTGCCTGCTGATGTCGGCCGCGTTAAGCGCACCGGTAAGTGCGGTCCCGACGTGTGCCGCCACGATCGTGAAGAAAGGGAGTCCCCACGTACCCGAGTACGTGAGCGATTCCGTCGCGAGGCCCTGGGTGTTCACCACGACGTAGACCGTGTACGCGAGCAAAACGATGAGCACACTTCAAGAAGGCAAAAAATACAAAACACTCCTTAGAACTGCACTTCCGCTCACTCAGAACACGCACTATCCAAAAGTTTAATTAAGGGATAGTGTGTGTGTCTGCCACACGCACAGAGGAGGTCGGTCCAAATTCAGACAGATGCAATATCAGAAAGCAACCGAATGACGTATCGCATGTGAATGGGCTGAGCTATCCCACACAGTAGAAACAAACGCGAATCAAAACAGATGAAACATCAAGAAGCAGCCGAAGAAGAATCGGACGTAACGACTGTTAGCATCGGGTTAGATCTTTTCAGCAAAGAAACACCACAAAAAGTAAGAATCCGATTCTTGCAGTTCTTTGCTGGTTACACGGCTCTGCTACTTCTTGTCGTTTGGCCGGTATTCCCGATGGTTAACCAAATCGAGCCGTATATCTTGGGACTCCCGTTCAATATGGCCTGGAACTCAGCAGTGCTATTTCTTGTGATGATCACTGGGTTCCTCATGTATTGGTATGATGAACTGAACGTTCAGGGAGGTAGCTAAGATGGTATCCACGGATACTCTGATCATTACCGGCATACCCTTGATTTATCTAGGCTTTGCCCTGTGGATTGGTATTCGCAGTCGGGGCGAGGCTGACCAAAGTACCACAGAAGGATTTGTTGCCGGTGATCGCCGAATCGGTACAATTGTATTGTTCTTCATTATGGCCGCAGCTAATAACAGTGCCTTTGCCTTCCTCGGCGGACCTGGATTTGCGTTCGACCAAGGGGCGATTGCATATTATATCATCCCTTATAGTGCATTTGGGCTCGCGATGTGGTACGTCCTAGGGCCCAAAGTATCGCGTCTTGGTCGCAAAATGGGCTACGTGACGCAGGCGGAATTCGTGAGCGATCGATTTGATAGCCGATGGATTTCAGTTATCATGGCGATCGCCTCTGTTGCGGCCTTCATCCCGTATATAGTAGTGCAAATAAAGGGTGTTGCCTTCATTCTCAACGAGGCTAGCAATGGGCTCATTCCGTTTTGGCTTTCGGGGATGCTTCCCTTCCTCATCATTGGATTCTATGTGATCACAAGCGGAATGATGGGTGTTGGGTGGTCAAACGTCCTGCAAGGGATAATGATGCTTGCACTCGCATGGTTCCTTGGCCTGTATCTCCCGTCCGAGCTACATGGAGGAATACAGCCAATGTTCGAGACGATCGCCGCAACTAATCCATCACATCTGGTGGTCGGGCTCCCAGAGATGTCGATAGCACGATATTCGAGTTTCATCGTTGTCTCGGCTCTGGGGAGTATTATGTGGCCGCACCTGTTCATGAGGGCCTACACCGCTGAGGACGAATCAACAATTAAAAAGACTGCTGTCCTTTACCCACTCTTCCAATTCATTATCGTCCCGATTCTCTTGATCGGATTTGCCGGTGTTACCGTCGTCGAACCAGGTATTCTCGACAGTCCCGATCGAATTCTCCCATATCTTGTTACTAACTTAGACATAAATCCGGTCGTGATCGGATTATTCTTCGCTGGAGCACTCGCAGCAACGATGAGTACCGCCGACGCAATCGTTCACGCATCCGTGAGCGTTTCTATCCGGGACTTCTACAAGCCACTGTTTAATCCGGAAGGAGAAGATCTGGATGAAACCTTCTGGATGAAGATTTTGGTCTTCCCGACACTGGCTGTCGCATATTACTTTGCGATATTCAGCTCGATTAATATCGTGCCGCTGCAGGCCGCTGCGTATGGTTCAATTATCCAATTCCTTCCGCTTATCCTTGGAACACTCTATTGGCCCCGTGCCACAAAGGAGGGGGCATTGGCTGGAATCTTCAGTGGCACTCTAGTAACGGCGATCTTTACCTTTGTCGTGCCGACACCGCTGTCAATACACGCAGGATTATGGGGGCTTCTAGTGACGACAGTGCTCTTCATCGTGGTCAGCTTGGTGACTGATGTCGAGGATCCCGAGTTCGTACGAGAGATGATTCGCACGACTCGACCCGATCTCTCGTCGTCCAAAGGGGAGCAGCAACCGTCAGGCACTGTGGCGGATGGAGGGAAAGTCACTAACGAGAACCACGAATAGATTCACTGCCACCGCTCTATTGAATTCTTTCTAATCGGCATTTATGCAAGCCGCTCTACAGGCGATTCTCAAGCGAGAATGATTATCGGACCAGCAAAGGGGCGATCCGACTGTCGAACGATCCCATCCTGACGCAACTTTTATTCTGGATGCTGTTGTTGGCCGAGATGTGACGCAACTAGAATTCGATATCGACGGAGAGGTGTTTGTAGCCGACCTGCTCGAGGACGAGGCGCCTGAATCGATCGACGCACTTCGGGAGTTCCTGCCACTCGAATCAGAACTCATGCACGTGCGCTGGAGCGGCCACGCGACGTGGGTCAACATCGACGAGATCGACCTCCCGGAGATACCGCGCGAAAACCACACGGTCTACCCCTCCCGGGGAGATATCCTGCTGTATCCAGGGTATCGGAACGAGCAGGAACTCCTTGTTCCCTGTGGACCAACCTGCTTCAAGAGTCCTGCGGGAGAACTCGCTGGCAACCATATCGCGACGCTCAACGCATCGCGAGAGAAGCTCGCCGAAATCGAGGAAGAGACGCTTCAGAGCGGTGTGAAGGATATCGTTGTGCGAGAGGTTTAACGAACGATCCATCGGTGGCGTCGCTCCGCCGCGACGGAGATGACGGCACCACGATAACGTCCTCTTGTCGAATAGTATGATCTGATGCTGTTGAGCGGAATCTCTGTCACTCGCGCACCGTTCTCGTACCAGCCTCCGGTATATTCAAACCAGAGCCGGTTCAATGGAGGGATGGGTTATGAGTGTAGCAGAAGGAGCGTACCAGCGCGTCAGCAAAGACCGACTCCGAGAAGATATCACGGAGACCGGGAAATTCGGGGAGGTTGTAACTGAACAGGGACACGGTCGGACTGTACTCACAGGAACAGAAGCGAACAGACAAGCGCGGGAGTATTTCATCGACCGCTTGGAAGCGGCAGGGCTCGATGTCCGCGTTGACGCAGTGGGCAATATCGTGGGCCGCTGGGTTCCCGAGAGCGCCGATCCGACGGCACCAGCAATCGCCTGTGGGAGCCATATCGACTCTGTTCCCGAAGGAGGAATCTTCGATGGGGTGCTCGGCGTCTACAGTGGGCTTGAAGCCGTACGGGCGCTTCAAGAGGCAGGTATCGAGCTGGACCGACCGATCGAAGTTGTCTGTTTCACTGAAGAGGAGGGAGCAAGATTCTCGAACGGCGTGCTCGGATCCTCCGTTGCGAGCGATCAGCGGAGTGTCGAAGAGGCACTCGAACTCGAAGACGATGACGGGGTCACGCTCGAATCGGCGCTCGACGACATTGGGTTTCGAGGCAGTGGACGATTGGATGCGAGTGAGTGGGACTCCTGGCTCGAACTGCACGTCGAACAGGGCGAGCGCCTCCAAGACGCGGGAGCCGCGGTTGGGATCGTCTCCGCAATCACGGGAACCATTCGATGCTCGGTCGAAATCCAGGGCGAAGCGGACCACTCGGGCTGTACAGCGATGGCGGACCGAACGGACGCCTTGACCGCCGCAAGCGAACTCGTCTTAGAAGTCGAGAGCGCAACGAAAGATGTCGTCGCGAAAAACGGCGAGACCGTCGTCGGAACAGTCGGTAAGCTCGACGTTTCACCGAATGCGATCAACGTCGTTCCAGGACGGGCCGAACTCGGCATCGATATTCGCGATATTCAGTACGGGCCCATGGAAGAGATCGTCGGGCGTGTACAAGACTGCCTCTCGGAGCTTGAAGCAGAGCGGGGCGTCGGGACCACGTTCGAGCGCCCGTATGATATCGCTCCGAGTAAGATGAGCGATCGCTGCAACGCGGCGTTACAAAAAGCGGTGTCGACGATTGGAGCCTCGGCACTGGATCTCCATTCAGGCGCTGGCCATGACACGATGCATATCGCGAGCGTCACTGACACCGGGATGTTGTTCGCGCCCTCTCACGGCGGATTCTCACACAGCCCCCGCGAGTGGACGGACTGGGACAGTTGTGCGACAGCAACAAGGGTGCTGGCAGCGGGGCTCGCGGACTTAGCGCATGACTGATAGGACCTCCGCAGTGAAGCAACCATCCCGATAGTGACCGTGGAGTCGGTGTGCAGCGACGGCGCTCTGCCGTGATGTGATACTGGGCGATATGACTGGAACGAAGTCGATAGCAGCCCCCCTGCAGATGCAACTCCCCTCAAAACACACGCAATCCAACGATAGCCCCCGCAACGCCAACCGTTGAGCGCCGATCCGCGCTCTGCGACATCGGTAACGGAAGATGAACGTCGGTCACACAGCGGAGCGGACGATCTTCACCCTCGGGACAGATCCCTATACACTCGACCTGTTCCACCTGTGGAGTATCCCCCCGATCCTCTGTTCTCATATTACAAACGCCGATAACCTAGTCATCCGGTACTATCTGGGGGTATTCGGCTGAATTGCGCTTTCACCGTCAACATCACTGTCTCATCGGAGTTCGTATGGTTCAAACACAGTCGACGCGACAGGATGCGTGCAACGTGGAACGCGCCTCGTGAGCCAGAAACTGAAACTCAACTATTCGCTCTCGTGCGTCGCCATATTCAGGTTCACTTCGATCACGTTGGCCGCGCTCTGGACTTTCTCCGGAAGCTGATCCTTGAAGTGCTCTCCCTTCAGACGGCTCGTCGGTCCGGCGACACTCAACGAGCCCAACACGTTCTCATTGCGGTCAATGACGGGGGCACCAACAGCACGGAGACCCTCAACTTCCTCTTCGTCGT
This genomic window contains:
- a CDS encoding cytosine permease; this translates as MLIVLLAYTVYVVVNTQGLATESLTYSGTWGLPFFTIVAAHVGTALTGALNAADISRHLEKRRGLGNHIWGHLLGIAPAMMYMALVGLIFGISTDTANPVYAIMEVAPSPMIGVAMLVFVLAAQISSNLTLNIVPPVHVLQDALDVSWERGLVITGILSIASFPWVLFSGGEIYFLFINAYSVPLGPVLGVLLADYWLFRAGDTSINSLYDKSRDSKFWFINGVSVTAVASVLIGSGASLLMMDLSWMIGLPVGFLAYVVLRKVDLDQQTADYLSETEAPAAD
- a CDS encoding Zn-dependent hydrolase; this translates as MEGWVMSVAEGAYQRVSKDRLREDITETGKFGEVVTEQGHGRTVLTGTEANRQAREYFIDRLEAAGLDVRVDAVGNIVGRWVPESADPTAPAIACGSHIDSVPEGGIFDGVLGVYSGLEAVRALQEAGIELDRPIEVVCFTEEEGARFSNGVLGSSVASDQRSVEEALELEDDDGVTLESALDDIGFRGSGRLDASEWDSWLELHVEQGERLQDAGAAVGIVSAITGTIRCSVEIQGEADHSGCTAMADRTDALTAASELVLEVESATKDVVAKNGETVVGTVGKLDVSPNAINVVPGRAELGIDIRDIQYGPMEEIVGRVQDCLSELEAERGVGTTFERPYDIAPSKMSDRCNAALQKAVSTIGASALDLHSGAGHDTMHIASVTDTGMLFAPSHGGFSHSPREWTDWDSCATATRVLAAGLADLAHD
- a CDS encoding sodium:solute symporter family protein, yielding MVSTDTLIITGIPLIYLGFALWIGIRSRGEADQSTTEGFVAGDRRIGTIVLFFIMAAANNSAFAFLGGPGFAFDQGAIAYYIIPYSAFGLAMWYVLGPKVSRLGRKMGYVTQAEFVSDRFDSRWISVIMAIASVAAFIPYIVVQIKGVAFILNEASNGLIPFWLSGMLPFLIIGFYVITSGMMGVGWSNVLQGIMMLALAWFLGLYLPSELHGGIQPMFETIAATNPSHLVVGLPEMSIARYSSFIVVSALGSIMWPHLFMRAYTAEDESTIKKTAVLYPLFQFIIVPILLIGFAGVTVVEPGILDSPDRILPYLVTNLDINPVVIGLFFAGALAATMSTADAIVHASVSVSIRDFYKPLFNPEGEDLDETFWMKILVFPTLAVAYYFAIFSSINIVPLQAAAYGSIIQFLPLILGTLYWPRATKEGALAGIFSGTLVTAIFTFVVPTPLSIHAGLWGLLVTTVLFIVVSLVTDVEDPEFVREMIRTTRPDLSSSKGEQQPSGTVADGGKVTNENHE
- a CDS encoding DUF3830 family protein, translating into MTQLEFDIDGEVFVADLLEDEAPESIDALREFLPLESELMHVRWSGHATWVNIDEIDLPEIPRENHTVYPSRGDILLYPGYRNEQELLVPCGPTCFKSPAGELAGNHIATLNASREKLAEIEEETLQSGVKDIVVREV